From Camelina sativa cultivar DH55 chromosome 7, Cs, whole genome shotgun sequence, one genomic window encodes:
- the LOC104704722 gene encoding putative zinc finger protein At1g68190 produces MANLPIGLCDSCKDQPCVVRCFDHRMFLCHGCNDKFHVGGGVSSEHHRRDDVAYYTGCPRTRYFAVVWGFRVMDDDDFSLEESLRMVKPKGRSEMNKISPCREASFVLEQILELEKLQLKEENNGLSLIERADPSPLELPMKSKERLKDLPQTGKELIVDFSHFSSSSTLGESFWEYKSPYNKNIQLCFLRLWHQNLQDIGVCEETVCEYDDFHLPDIDLTFRNFDEEQFGAHPEPIADSNNMFFVSSLDKSSKMKTYSGLFNFLEQKELSTDAARASCLELDYCRSSTLLDELVIHQRLPIV; encoded by the exons CGGTTTATGTGATTCTTGTAAGGACCAGCCTTGTGTTGTTCGATGTTTTGACCATAGAATGTTTCTTTGCCATGGATGTAACGATAAGTTCCATGTTGGTGGTGGTGTCTCTTCTGAGCATCATAGAAGGGATGATGTGGCGTACTACACCGGGTGTCCTCGTACTAGATATTTCGCGGTTGTGTGGGGTTTTCGAgttatggatgatgatgatttttcgTTAGAGGAATCTTTACGAATGGTTAAACCTAAGGGACGATCCGAGATGAACAAG ATCTCGCCGTGTAGAGAAGCTAGTTTTGTCTTGGAACAGATTCTTGAATTGGAGAAACTTCAGCTCAAGGAAGAGAATAATGGTTTGTCTTTAATAGAACGAGCTGATCCATCTCCATTGGAGCTTCCAATGAAATCTAAAGAGCGGTTAAAGGATCTTCCACAGACCGGAAAAGAGCTGATTGTTGATTTTTCACACTTTTCCTCGTCTTCTACACTTGGTGAGTCCTTTTGGGAATACAAAAGTCCATATAATAAGAACATTCag CTCTGTTTCTTGCGGTTGTGGCATCAAAATCTACAAGACATTGGAGTTTGTGAAGAGACCGTTTGCGAATATGATGACTTCCATTTACCTGACATTGATCTCACTTTCAGAAACTTTGATGAAGAGCAATTTGGAGCTCATCCAGAGCCGATTGCAGACAGTAACAAcatgttctttgtttcttccttaGACAAGTCAAGCAAG ATGAAGACTTATTCTGGATTATTTAATTTCCTTGAGCAAAAAGAGTTGTCTACTGATGCAGCACGAGCTAGCTGCTTGGAACT TGACTACTGCAGATCTTCAACCCTGCTTGATGAGCTTGTCATTCATCAAAGACTTCCGATTGTTTAG